The genomic region TTTATCCATATTGGACCATTACGTATTGTACCAACACGTGCGACTGTCTTGAACAAAAACACGAACTCACAGCGTTGGTATGATGGTACTGCTGGTTGGGAAAAATTTGCATTCTCAAGAGATGAAGTCAAAGTTCAAACTAGTAAGAAATTTGAAAGTAGTCGTTTCTTTGGTACTAACTACCGTTTTGAAGCACAAGATTATGGTGACGTAAATTTAAGTGAGAAAAAAGTTATTCTAAGGGATTTATACACCGATATTACATTATTGCCATCAAGCGTAGGTGTTGGCGTTTCTCAAGTGTTTCCTTTTGTAGTTGCTACATCGCTTGAGCAGGACCTTATCGTATCGTGCGAGCAACCTGAACTGCATATTCACCCCAAGTGGCAGTTAGCCTTAGGGGATATGATGCTCGAGGCAACTAAGAAAAACCCTGACCGTATGTTCTTGGTTGAGACCCACAGCGAACATTTGTTATTGAGGCTGTTGAAACGTCGCCGCCAAACCGCAGATGAAGAGATCGAATACGAACCATTTGGTTGTAAGAAAAGTGATGTACAGATAGTTTTTTGTGAGCAATCCGAAGGCAAAACTCGTTTAATTCCAATCAAAACAACTGATGAGGGTGAGTTTGATGCACCTTGGCCAAACGGCTTTTTTGAAGAAAGAAGGGAGGAGCTGTTCTGATGTTGCATTTGGAATTTGCGGTAGCGCCTACTGAAGTCAACTCTTTGGCCGACTTGGCTCTGTTGGATGCGCGACTAGGGTTTGACCGCGGGGCTGTGTTGTCTGGTTTTCCGAAAGCTTGGTTTAGAGATGTCTCTGACCAATTAAGGCAGACGCACAATGGAACTTCGCTGGATAAAGCAACAGAGCGACTTAGAACTTTCAAAAATAATAAGACAGTTACGTTTACTCGAACGTATCAAGAAGGTAGTTGGGTAAATGCAGCTACAGAAAGCCATGGAAATGTTCCGTTTCATAGATTAGTCGAGCAATCATTTACTCAGTTACCTGTTTTTGTTTCTTCGATTACTGAGTTAGAAGACCCCGACTTTAACTACAACTCTCAATTTCCTCGAGATGCATTGTCTCTAGCTCAAGCAGCTACCGCACTTTTACTCGGTGCGGAGAAAGTTACTATTTACGACCCATTTATTTGTGTTACTAAGTCGGGTTATCGTAAAACGCTGCTTGAACTTATGAAGTTATGTAAAAAGGCTGAAGTAGAGTTTCATATTTTTTCAGAAGAAGACGGAAAACCAGCTTGGGCTCGAACAGAAGAAGCTCTAATAGACCTAAAAGCTGTCATGCCCGGGAACATTAAGCTGTATTGGTATTGCGCAGATGATGATGGTTCGGGTTTTTTACATTCTAGAGGTTTATTCACAGCCAAGGGTGGTTTGATCTACGACAGGGGGTTTGCAGAACCAAATGATAGAGATCAACGTCAAGAGCTCACAGATATAACTCCGATGCCCAACGATTTGCTCCAAGCGAAAGCAAATTCTTACAACACGTCTCTTCAATATGAAGATTTTGCTCTTGTGAGAGGTGTTTGGTCCTCGCATCCCTAATGAACAATTGGGGTCTGTAACTTGATGCGATACATGTGGCAGGATTATTTGGCTGTTAATTTGTTTACATATGGTAAATATTATTACCATATAAAACTGTGATAGTTTGCAAAGATTCAATTAAATCATAATGTTAGCGTTTGGCATGCTTGTTGATTGCATTGTTGTATCAACATTTAAGAATCGAGGTGCCATCGAATATGACAGACGCTAATTCTACTACTTTAACAATTCCATCATTTTCTTTCCCGGATATCCAAGTATCTGGAAATAGAGTCGAGAGGTTCGGACGTCGCTCGTTTGAGCTCACAGTATCGATAGCTACTACAGATAACGCTGATATCGTTATTTGTAAGTCGCCAATTGGAGGTGATTACGCTAAGTTTTATATTGTTAAAAGTAAGCGTGTTTGTGTTTCGCACCTTGAAGGTTACCCAGTTTTATACACACTAAAACCTGCAAGTTTTAAGGTGCTAGCTGTCGAATCCGAACTTCGATGGCTAAACCACCCGTTGACGAAATTGAACGATTTGAAACCCTCGCAAATTTCCAAGTCTTGGCAGAATCAGTTCATATTTAAGGCCGAGGACACAGAGTCGGGTAGCTTGGGATTGCGTACGCCTCAAGTCGGTGCTCTTCACGCAATCTCGGCTGAGTTTTCAAGATCAGCGAATATAGAGCCTAGTACAGTCGTTCTACCGACTGGAACAGGCAAAACAGAGACTATGTTGGCGACAACGATCTACCACCGCAGCGACAAAGTCCTGGTGTTGGTTCCTTCAAATTCGTTACGAGATCAAATTGGCGATAAGTTCAAAACTCTTGGTTGCTTGGCAGAGTTGGGTGTTGTACCCGAGGAAATACTCCATCCAGCTGTCGTGAAGATCAAAAAGGGCATTAAGACTGTAGAAGAGGCGCAGAAGCTGCTCGACAGTGCTAATGTGCTAGTTGCAACACCTCAAATATTGAAATCACGCTTTGCCAATTCAGGTGTACTTGAAACAATCTGCAACGCTTGTAGTCATCTTTTTGTTGACGAAGCTCATCATATTTCAGCTAATACGTGGAATGGAATAAAAGAGCAATTTGTTGGAAAAAGAGTTGTTCAGTTTACCGCTACGCCTTTCCGTAATGATACTCAAAGTTTGGGTGCCAAAATCATCTACAACTACACCATGGGTGAAGCTCAAAAAGCAGGCTATTTTACTAACGTACAGCTCGAACCAGTAGAAGAATACTTCCAAGATTCCATGGATCTCGCTATCGCAGATAAAGCAATCAAGTTGCTACAGTATGATATGGATTCAGGGCTTGATCACTTAATGATGGCTAGGGTGAAAACTAAAGAAAGAGCGAAAGAAGTCTTTAATCTATATCAGAAATTAGCGCCAGAGCTTAAACCTGTATTGGTTCATTCTGACCTTTCTAAAACGGAACAAAATAAGCGCCTTGCCTATCTGCGAGCACGAGAAGCCAAAGTGGTAGTATGTGTCGATATGCTAGGTGAAGGGTACGATTTACCAAACCTAAAAATTGCGGCTATTCATGACCATCATAAAAGTTTGGCGATAACGTTACAGTTTATTGGGCGGTTTACCCGTGTCTCTCACAAAGAAACACTTGGTTCTGCAAGCGTGGTTGTAAATATAGCAGATCCTGGCGTTGAAGGTGCGTTGCAGAAATTGTACGCACTTGGTGCTGATTGGGATGAAGTGTTAAGACGCTTGTCAGAGAATCAAATAGAACGAGAGGTGCGATTACAGGAGGTTGTTGACTCTCTTAGAGGGCAAGGTGACTTGCACGAACAGCTTTCGCTCTGGAACTTGCGACCATCTTGCTCAGCTATGTTATTTAAGACAGATTGTGAAAGTTGGAATCCTGAAAAGTTCACGGATATCAAATTCAGTCATGATGAAATGTGGCATTCAATTTCAAGCGAGGAAAATATTTTGGTGTTGTTGGCTGTAGCCAGCACGTCTGTGAAATGGGGTCACTTTAAAGATGTTAAAGACATCAACTACAAAATACTGATAGCTCATTGGGATAATGAACGTAACGCTTTACTCATTTATTCAAATGATTATAAGGGGTTTAAAGTAGAAATACTGGCTGAAAAATTATGTGGTGAGTCCACTTATGTTATGTCAGGAAAACAGATTTTTAATGTTCTCAATAACATCGAATATCCACTGGTGAATAATCTTGGTTCTGCACAAAACGGAGCGATTAGCTTTACGCAATTCTTTGGACCAAACGTTACCGAGGGGCTAAGCGCAGTTGAAAAATCTGCGTCAACTCTTAGCAATATTGCGGCCATGGGGTATGAGGATGGCAACAAAGTATTGTGGGGCTGTTCGGAGCGTAAAGGTAAAGTTTGGTCTCCCAAAGCGGGTTCAATCGCCGACTGGTTACTCTGGGCAAAAGCAGCGTGGGATAAAGTAGTAGAGGGTGGTAATGATGATACAAACATTACACGTGACTTCTTGAGACCTCAGAAAATAGACAACCCTCATCTTTATATGCCGATATCAATACAGTGGGGTGAGCAACTTCAAGTCCGTAATGAAGAGGGCGTCAAAATATACTTTGGTTCATCTTCATTCTACTTGTATGAGGTCGACTTAAAAGTGACATGGGATGAACAAACCAAAGAACCCATTCTGGTTTTTGAGTCCTCTCAAACCGCATCGAAATACAAATTGCTGATCGATCAAGAGCTGTCGAAAGGTTATGACTATCAATTGTTAGAAGGTGAGCCGATCTCTATTCAAGTAGGAAACTCTGAACCTAGAACGCTCATAGAGGAGATGTACCACGATCCGATATTCGTCTATTACGCTGATGGTTCATTTTCTTATAACTGCTATTGGGTTGAGGTGAGGGACAATATAGGTAGTTACTCTCCTGACGCATTGAATCCTGTCGGATGGACCGTGGACATAACGAAAGAGTCAATGGGTGCGAACTTAAATACTAATACAGTACAGCACCAAACTTGGCAGCTTATCGACTCAGAGTACGACATCGTAATCAATGATGATGACCATGGAGAAGCTGCTGATTTAGTGGCAATTAAATCTCTGCCGGACAAGATAATTCTAAGCCTGTACCACTGTAAATACTCTCATGGTAATGAACCTGGAAGACGACTAAGTGATCTTTATGAAGTCTGCGGGCAGGCTCAACGTTCTGTACGTTGGAAGCATGTTGGTCTTCCTTATTTATACAAACATATTCAAAAGCGTGAGGGAGCTTGGAAAGGGCGAGGTCAAAGCCGTTTTTTGAAAGGGAATATAGCTCAGTTGGAAAGCATCAAAAATCGCTCACGTACCACTCCTATCGAGTTTCAAGTCGCAGTGGTGCAACCGGGAGTGAGCAAAGAGAAAATTACAGAAGAAATGCTCAAATTACTTGGAACAACAGAACTTTTCATAAAGAAAACAACATTAGCTGAGTTACGCGTGTGGTGCTCGGACTAAATCCGTTACCAAATGTACGCTAACGACATAAAGAGAAGGAATTTATTTTGACAACGACAGTATGTACAACAACGATGAACAGAAAAGACAAGCTACAAACACTAATGGCCCAGATGAGTGATGGATTATTGGAAAGAGAGCAGCAAGTCCGACTTATGATGCTAGCCGCACTTTCTGGTGAGCATGTGTTACTCGTTGGGCCTCCAGGAACGGCTAAAAGTGAATTGGCAAAGCGGCTGAAAAGTGTCTTTGTTGAGGCCAATTACTTCGAGCGTCTAGTGACACGTTTTTCTGTACCTGAAGAGTTATTTGGCCCCCTTTCGATTAAATCGTTAGAAGAAGACCGATACAACAGGTTAACTAGTGGATATTTACCAGAAGCATCCGTTGCGTTTATTGATGAAATATTCAAAGCCAATAGTGCGATATTAAATAGTCTTTTGACGTTGCTGAATGAACGCCAGTTCGACAATGGAAATCGGAGAGTTGATGTTCCCTTAGTCTCTATAGTTGCAGCGAGTAATGAATTACCTGATGCTCAGGAACTAAGTGCACTGTATGATAGATTTATT from Vibrio gigantis harbors:
- a CDS encoding DEAD/DEAH box helicase; the encoded protein is MTDANSTTLTIPSFSFPDIQVSGNRVERFGRRSFELTVSIATTDNADIVICKSPIGGDYAKFYIVKSKRVCVSHLEGYPVLYTLKPASFKVLAVESELRWLNHPLTKLNDLKPSQISKSWQNQFIFKAEDTESGSLGLRTPQVGALHAISAEFSRSANIEPSTVVLPTGTGKTETMLATTIYHRSDKVLVLVPSNSLRDQIGDKFKTLGCLAELGVVPEEILHPAVVKIKKGIKTVEEAQKLLDSANVLVATPQILKSRFANSGVLETICNACSHLFVDEAHHISANTWNGIKEQFVGKRVVQFTATPFRNDTQSLGAKIIYNYTMGEAQKAGYFTNVQLEPVEEYFQDSMDLAIADKAIKLLQYDMDSGLDHLMMARVKTKERAKEVFNLYQKLAPELKPVLVHSDLSKTEQNKRLAYLRAREAKVVVCVDMLGEGYDLPNLKIAAIHDHHKSLAITLQFIGRFTRVSHKETLGSASVVVNIADPGVEGALQKLYALGADWDEVLRRLSENQIEREVRLQEVVDSLRGQGDLHEQLSLWNLRPSCSAMLFKTDCESWNPEKFTDIKFSHDEMWHSISSEENILVLLAVASTSVKWGHFKDVKDINYKILIAHWDNERNALLIYSNDYKGFKVEILAEKLCGESTYVMSGKQIFNVLNNIEYPLVNNLGSAQNGAISFTQFFGPNVTEGLSAVEKSASTLSNIAAMGYEDGNKVLWGCSERKGKVWSPKAGSIADWLLWAKAAWDKVVEGGNDDTNITRDFLRPQKIDNPHLYMPISIQWGEQLQVRNEEGVKIYFGSSSFYLYEVDLKVTWDEQTKEPILVFESSQTASKYKLLIDQELSKGYDYQLLEGEPISIQVGNSEPRTLIEEMYHDPIFVYYADGSFSYNCYWVEVRDNIGSYSPDALNPVGWTVDITKESMGANLNTNTVQHQTWQLIDSEYDIVINDDDHGEAADLVAIKSLPDKIILSLYHCKYSHGNEPGRRLSDLYEVCGQAQRSVRWKHVGLPYLYKHIQKREGAWKGRGQSRFLKGNIAQLESIKNRSRTTPIEFQVAVVQPGVSKEKITEEMLKLLGTTELFIKKTTLAELRVWCSD